A DNA window from Deltaproteobacteria bacterium contains the following coding sequences:
- a CDS encoding HEAT repeat domain-containing protein yields MNKEMIDELKNNTQALLSFLQNQNDGTIVYVLEKLGRLENGYSREPLLNLLNNQNENIRALSLKNLAKMSDISLLPVFVKYASNDESTEVRRESVSAIGRLRNEKAIPTLIKFLTDSDPKVVMQAIRGLLVFPNRPEVKQELKKLLNHPNELIKEVINKEVNGFSYTSNSSQKHDEFPSFLRNTVVHGDVQEALKYVPDESVHLTFTSPPYYNARDYSIYQSYEEYLNFLENVFKEVHRVTKEGRFFVLNTSPIIIPRISRAHASKRYPIPYDVHPLLVKMGWEFIDDIVWVKPEASVKNRNAGFLQHRKPLGYKPNAVSEMLMVYRKKTDKLIDWNIHQYNWDKVKKSKVLDEYETTNIWRIDPTFDRVHSAVFPIELCNRVVEFYSFVGDLVFDPFAGSGTLGRAAVNLDRHFFLTEKEAKYINRIKEELYKGNNLFNSKNNQPRFLDIKTFIPLSKEKI; encoded by the coding sequence ATGAACAAAGAAATGATTGATGAGTTAAAGAATAACACTCAAGCCCTTTTGTCTTTCTTACAAAATCAAAATGACGGGACAATAGTTTATGTTTTAGAAAAGTTAGGTCGTTTAGAAAATGGTTATAGCAGAGAGCCTTTATTAAATTTATTAAACAATCAAAACGAGAACATAAGAGCGTTATCGTTAAAAAATTTAGCAAAGATGTCTGATATTTCTTTACTCCCTGTTTTTGTAAAATATGCCAGCAATGACGAAAGCACAGAAGTCAGACGAGAGTCAGTATCTGCGATTGGCCGATTAAGAAATGAAAAAGCAATTCCAACCTTAATAAAATTTTTAACCGATAGCGATCCAAAAGTAGTAATGCAAGCCATTAGAGGATTGCTTGTTTTCCCAAATAGACCAGAAGTAAAACAAGAGTTAAAAAAACTTCTCAATCACCCAAACGAATTGATAAAAGAAGTAATAAATAAAGAAGTAAATGGTTTTAGTTATACATCAAATAGTTCGCAAAAGCACGATGAGTTTCCATCTTTTTTGAGAAATACGGTCGTACATGGCGATGTCCAGGAAGCATTAAAATATGTTCCGGACGAGTCAGTACATTTAACCTTTACTTCACCGCCATATTACAACGCAAGAGATTACTCAATTTATCAAAGTTATGAAGAATATCTGAATTTTTTGGAAAATGTTTTTAAAGAAGTTCATCGCGTTACCAAGGAAGGTAGATTTTTTGTCCTTAATACCTCGCCAATTATTATTCCAAGAATAAGTCGGGCTCACGCCAGCAAAAGGTATCCAATACCTTACGATGTTCACCCATTGTTGGTAAAAATGGGTTGGGAATTTATTGACGATATTGTCTGGGTTAAACCAGAGGCAAGCGTAAAAAATAGGAATGCGGGATTTTTACAACACAGAAAGCCGCTCGGTTATAAACCAAATGCGGTTTCAGAAATGTTAATGGTTTATAGAAAGAAAACGGATAAATTGATTGATTGGAATATACATCAATATAATTGGGATAAAGTGAAAAAAAGCAAAGTTTTAGACGAATACGAAACAACAAATATCTGGAGAATTGACCCGACTTTTGATAGGGTGCATAGTGCTGTTTTTCCGATTGAGCTTTGCAACAGGGTAGTTGAATTTTATTCATTTGTTGGGGATTTAGTTTTTGATCCATTTGCTGGTAGTGGCACGCTTGGCCGAGCGGCAGTAAATTTAGATAGGCATTTCTTTTTAACCGAAAAAGAAGCAAAATATATTAACCGGATTAAAGAGGAATTATACAAGGGCAATAATTTATTTAATTCAAAAAATAATCAACCAAGATTTTTGGATATAAAAACATTTATTCCATTATCAAAAGAAAAAATATGA
- a CDS encoding helix-turn-helix transcriptional regulator — MDRKADIPYTTLTKIETGVIKKPSVFVMAKLAKTLGVSRFEPKTIGSGFLIGQASSLTVRQDA; from the coding sequence ATAGATAGAAAAGCCGATATCCCCTACACAACACTAACCAAAATTGAAACCGGAGTAATAAAAAAGCCGTCGGTTTTCGTTATGGCTAAGTTAGCCAAAACGCTTGGTGTTTCAAGATTTGAGCCAAAGACTATAGGTTCAGGCTTCCTAATAGGTCAGGCTTCCAGCCTGACAGTCAGGCAAGATGCCTGA